In the Pithys albifrons albifrons isolate INPA30051 chromosome 3, PitAlb_v1, whole genome shotgun sequence genome, one interval contains:
- the NDUFB2 gene encoding NADH dehydrogenase [ubiquinone] 1 beta subcomplex subunit 2, mitochondrial yields the protein MVVAALGRAAAARLLRAGAGAPGRRSAGGGGVHIPPRYRQFPELTRAQVIRSEALSGFMWFWILWHFWHNSDMVLGHFPYPDASAWTDEELGIPPDDEE from the exons ATGGTGGTGGCGGCGCtgggccgggcggcggcggcgcggctgctgcgggccggggcgggggcgccGGGGCGGCGGAG cgcgggcggcggcggcgtgCACATCCCGCCGCGGTACCGGCAGTTCCCGGAGCTGACACGAGCACAGGTGATCCGCAGCGAGGCTCTCAGCGGCTTCATGTGGTTCTGGATCCTCTGGCACTTCTGGCACAACTCGGACATGGTGCTG ggaCACTTCCCGTATCCCGACGCTTCGGCCTGGACAGACGAGGAGCTCGGGATTCCTCCGGACGACGAGGAATAG